The Acidobacteriaceae bacterium genome contains the following window.
TTCAGGTCGAAGGTGAATAGGACTTTGCCGACGGCATGAAGGCGGCGCGCGATGTCGGTGTCCTCGCCGTAGAAGGTGATGGAGACGTCGTAACCGCCAATGGCCTCCAGCGCAGCGCGGCTGAGGACGAAGTTGCCGCCCTGCACCATGGAGCCCACGCGCAGGATGTACTTGTTGATCCCATAGGTGAGCCACGCGATGAGATAGAAGACGCTCACGAGGCGGCGCTGCGAAGACGTGAGGTCGTAGTAGACGAGCGGGCCGGAGAGCGCGACGAGTTGAGGATGATTGCCCTCGTGGTCACGAAAGGTGCGAAGGACATTCTCGACCCAGCCGGGCGTGAGGCGGGAGTCCGAGTCTACGTTGGCGAGGAGCGATCCTGTGGAGGCGAGGAAGCCGGCCTGCCGTGCGAAGGGAAGCCCCTTGCGCTGCTCGTCGACGAGGCGCACGCGCGCATCCTGCATGGCATACCGGAGCGCGATCGCGCGGGTGCCATCGGTGCTGGCGTTGTTGACGACGATGATCTCGGTGAGGTGCTCAAGGCCGCGGGTCTGTTCCAGGATGGAATCGAGACAGGCACCGAGGTAGGCCTCTTCGTTGTACGCAGGAACCACGAAGCTCAGGAGCATGCCGCTACGCTAGCGAAGGTGTGTGACAGTAGGTTCAATTTCGCGCAAGGCGTACCTGGCTGGCTACACTTGTGGTGAATGGCTACTTCTACCGCTCATCCCCAGGCACACGCCCGATTCAGCAGATTGTCGTGGAAGACGCTGGCGGTTGTGCTTCCCTTCCTGCTGCTGTTCTGGGTGGATATCGCGCATCACACGATGTTCTTCGATGAGGTCAATGCATGGGCGATCAGCGCGGCGAGCCCGACACTTTCGAAACTCTTCTACTACGTACACTTCGAAGGCCACCCGTGGCTCTGGTACTTCATCCTCTGGTTTCCGTCGCGGTTGACACATGATCCCGTGGGGATGAAGTGGGTGGAGGCCGCGCTGGGCACCGCGAACATCCTCATCCTCGGGCTGTTGTCACCTTTCACCTACAAGCAGCGGGCTCTGATCCTGGGCAGCTACTTCCTCGTGTGGGAGTACACGGTGATGTGCCGGATGTACTCGGTGATGTTGCTGCTGGTGCTGCTCTATGTCGTGCTCAGACTGCGGAAGCCGGATTGCGTGGTGGGCTGCTGTGCGCTGCTGGGCCTCGCCGGCAATACCGACATGACCGGCGTGCTGTTGTCAGGCGCGCTGTTGGTCGAGTATGCGTACAGCTCGTACTTCGACGTGGCGAGAGAGCAGCGCCGCGCTGTGATCAGGCGCTGGGTTCCGGGAGTGCTCGCTTATGTGGCGCTGGTAGGGCTATCCATTGCGACGCTGTGGCCGGCGAAGCAGATCAGCTGGCAGAGTTCCGGGCACCTTGGGTCGCACGCGCTCGACCGGCATCGCATCCAGGCGTCAATTGGCAATATGGTGGCCGCGCCGTGGTGGCCGATCTCACCGAAGTTCCCGCACCACTTCTGGGAGACAAGCGTGGTGGAGGCGCGCTGGCTCTACCTGCTGGTTCCGGTGGTGCTGTTCGCGTACTGGTGGACGTTTCGCCGCGATCGCAATCTGCTTTTGCTGATGGGATGCACGCTTGCCTTTGGCATCCTGTTCGCCGACTTCGTCTATGAAGGGCGCGTACGGCATTGGGGCATCTCGTTTGTGTCGTTTGTGGTGGGATTGTGGCTGCAGAGCGTGCAGAACGAGGGCAAGGGCGAGCGACGTGTCAGATGGTCGCGCTGGACGTATCTTCTGCTGGGGATGAGTGCGGTCGCCGGTGCGTTCGCAGTTTACGGCTCATGGGCACATCCGTTTTCGCGCGCGCGGGAGGCGGCGTTCTGGCTGAAGCAGAATGAGCCGAACGCGGCCCTGGTGGGTGCGGGTGATGTCAGCTTCGGCAGCGTGGCGGAAGAGATGCAGCGGCCGGTTTATTTTCTGGAATGCCGGTGCGTGGACACGTTCAAGCTGTTCTCCAAGGACCGCGAGGTGTTCCCTGAATCACAGCTTCCTCTGCGATTCAACCTGGCTATGCAGGACCTGCACACCAATCAACTGGTGTTTGTGTTCTACCGACCTCTCGCCGACGACGACACTAAACGTCTAACGAGCGCGGGACTTCAGGCTGTTCCGCTGACTTCGTTTCCGGGTGCGGACTCTGCTTTGGAAAGCTTCTACATCTACCGGATCAGCCGCAAGACGTAGCGGTTCGGTCTTGCATCAATGGGATGGCTGACCCCAACTGGCTGGCGTGGGATTGCGGATTCCGATGAAGAGCTGGCGCTTCGCGGGCGGAAGCCAGGTCTGGTAGGTGGCGGGCGGGAACTGGCTCGGATGGAGACAGGCGATGGGGTCCGCCTCAAGAACATAGATGGCGTGCACGGCCGGGGCATACACCTGCAGCGGGTTGCGGCAGGGATCGGTGTCCACGTAAGCGTCAGGCTGCGGCTTAAAGGCGTCGGGTGGATTTTTGATGCGAGGGTCATTGAAGTAGCCCCAGGCCTGGACCTGCGTGACAGCGTCGAATTCGAACCCGCCGCTGACGGCGGTGCGCGGCACGCCGGAGCGCTGAACCTCGTCGAGCAGACGGACGCGCGCGCGGTCCATGGCAAAGAGATCATGCGTGCCGGCAATCGCAATGACAGCACCGATTGCAAGGATGGCGACGGAGATGGCAGGGATGCGCGGGCTTATGCGCTCCTGGTGCAAGCGCAGAAGGAAGACGAGCAGGACGGCAAGGATCTCCAGAAGGTAGCGGTCTATCATGCCGAGCGACGACGCGAGAGGCACCAGCAGGCAGCAGTACACCGCCGTAAACGGCAGAAGAAGAATGGATAGCGTGCGCCACGACATTTCCGCTTGCGGATGGGAGGACGCGCGGAATTTTAAGAACGTTTGCACGCAGGCGACAGCGCAGAATGCAACCAGAGCTGCGACGCAGGCCAGTATCCAGGGCGGTACAGACCTGGTGGATCCGAAGAGACCACCGCTCTGCATGATGCCGTTGGCCGTGACCACATTGCCCAGCCATGGCGGCAGAAGTGGATCGATGATCTGCGCCGGGATCGCAAGCCAGAGCACAATGACGATGGCAGCCGCCGTTGCCGGCGCGACGAAGCTGCGGCTGCGCATTTGGCGCAACGCTGCGACGCCCATCGCGAGAACCGGAAGCACATACAGCAGCGTGGCCAGCAGCGTGCGCCAGATACTGTTAGCCAGATGCACGTAGACCATGTTGTGAGCCTGGCGCGGAGGGAGCAGGCTCAATGGCGCGGAGTAGGGTTGGCGGGCAAACCAGTGGAGCACGGACCGAATGCAGATCGCGCCAATGAGCCAGAGAACTGCGGTGGCGGGAAGCGCGAAGCGGCGGCGGCGAAGCAGCCATCCACAGCTCGGCACAATAACTAGAAGACCAAGCCACGCGATCTGGCGGACGGTCCCGAGCGCAATATTGGTCAACGCAGCGGCGGCGAGCCAGGAGATGGCCGACAGATTCGTGTGCGCAGCGATGGCCCGCTGGCAGAGATAGACGCACACGAGGATGGCAAAAAGGCTTGAGACGTCGGTCATGAACGTCGCTGTCAACGGCAGGAACAGCGGGCTCAGAGCAAACGTGAGCGTGCCGAAGACAGCGTGCGCAGGATTGAGCCCGAAGCGACGAAGCACGCCGTGATAAAGCAGCACGGTGGCCAGCGCGATGGGAATGCTGGAAAGTCGGATGACGTTAAACGATGCGCCAAAGAGCCGAACAAAGAGCGCTCCCCACATTGCTTGCCAGCCAAGAATTGGAGACGCCCATCCGTGATACAGGAAGTGTCCCGTGCGGGCGAAGTCAAACGCGATGAGACTGTAAACCCAGTCATCGTTGATGCCGATCTGCGCGAAGGGCCACGTGATGATGATGCAGACAGCGAGAAGAAGCACGCAGAAAAAGCCGGCAGCGGAGAAAAGCTTCGGCGGGCTGGTACGGCTCTGGGAGCCACGAGTCATCTCAGGGGCGTTCATTTTCGATCCCTTGCGAAGAAGGCGAGTGGGTGCGGACCGGCAGAGGGTCTGCGGCTGTGTAGGGCGGAATATAGAGACCGGCAGCAACCTCTCGCTGCATATCCTGCTGGAAGCGTATGCGGGTTCGAACGAAGCCTGGCTGCTGTTCAGCGATGCCTTCGTCGGGTACGAGCACCAGGTGATCCGGGTGCCGCTCCCAGAGAATCAGGTGCGTCGTGAGACGCTCCTTCCGATCGCGCAGCAACTGATATCCGCGGAGGTCGGCGAGCAGACAAAACAGGAAAGCGCCAACGCCGGCGGCGCCGAGACATAAAAACCACGGCGAACCGCGACGCAGCGTCCGGGGAGCGAACAGCCTGACGGCGGCGATGTACTCGAGTGAAGCGAGCAGAGCCGTGTACATCGCGTAGCGGCCGGGAATAGCAGCTTCGAGCCCTAATCGAAATCGTCCTGCCGCAACAAGACAGGCGGTGAGGAGACTGAAGAGAGCAAGGCCGAAAGAGGCTGGGCACACGCGAAGCCAGCCTCGCAAGGTGAGAAAGGCGAAGCCCGCGACGAGTACCACGCCAACCACGAGAGCGCTATGGACAGCGCCGGTCCCAGCTCCGAGGAAGGCGAAGGGGAAACCGATCAGCGACTTGACGCCATGTGGGGATGGAACGTCAGAGCCGACGATGAGTGTGTAGTGCCAGGCGTAAAGCGCACCCATGGCCAATGTGACGGCGACGGTGTAGGAGGCTTCACGGAAGCGCCGTGCATACAGAAACAGGAAGAGGAGAACCGGCACGATGAGAAAGCCGTTGACCGAGGAGGCGATCGTAAGGGCGAGCGAAAGCAGGAACCACGGCATAATCTTGCGGCGCGTGGAGGTCGCGAGGAGCGCCGTCAGCGCAGCAAAGAGGATGACCGTTGGTCCCTGCAGATTGGTCATGGCCCAGTTGACCGTGTCGGCGTAGCGCAGCCCGAGATACAGAAAACAGGGAACGCTGAACAACCAGATGCGCTGCGTGAGCGGTCTGGCGGAGCGCGCAAAGATGAACCAGAGAACGACGACTGTCGCCAGCTCGGAAAGATTGCCGCAAAGCTGCAGCCACTGGTAGTTGATGCGATGGATGCATTGATACTGCAGAGCGACGACCGTCTGCATCACCATGTCTTTGTATTGCACATGCTGCGCGGTCAGGACCCACCAGAGCCTCGCTGCCGCGCCGTGCAGCGAGACATAGTGCTCAATGAACTCACCGATGCCGTCATAGTCATCCTCGAAGGGAATGTTGACGCTGGTGCGCAGAGTGACCAGGACAAACAGCAGGATGGGAACAGCGAGAGTCGCGACTCCGAGATATCGGAGCGCCTTTCGCTCGGACGGTTTTTCCAGATCGGCTGCCTGCATGGGCTTCAGAAGTCCAGCACAACCTTCGAATATTTTGGATCGCGGAAGGTGGTGTTCAAGGCGTCCTGTAGCGGCGTGGCGCGAACGCCGAAGATGCCGGGCCAGTCGATGACCTCGAAGACATCGGGCGTGACGAGCGCCTCGAGCTGCTTGGCCGTGAAGGCCGGATCCTTGTCCCAGAGAGCGTTGGTCTTGAGCAGCAGCCAGAAGACGCGATAGGGAATTTTGATGATGCGCGTCTTCGAGCCGGTGGCCTGCTTCACGGCACGGATGAGGTCGATGTAGTCGATGCGCTCCAGCCCCGTGATGTTGTAGGCGCCGGTGATCTCGTGCTCCAGTGAGCTGTCGATGATGTCGCAGAAGTCGCCGACAAAAAGTGGCTGGCGAAGGAAGCGGCCGGTGCCAGGGATGGGAAACACGGGCGTGCGCTGCATGAAACGCGCGAGCCAGCCGACGTGCTTGCGGTCGAACCAGCCGAACATCAGCGTGGGCCGAAGCACAACCTGCTTGATGCCGGAGTCCAGCACAAGCTTCTCCTGCGCCTTCTTGGTCTCGGTGTAGTCGTCGATGGCCATCGAGTTCACGACCGATGAAGAGATATTGACGACATAGGAGACTTTGTTGCGCAGCGCCACCTCGAGCACGCGCTCTGTGGCGGTGATGTTGTTACGAACGTATTCAGCGGGGTAGATGCCGCCGATCTGCGCGTGGCCGTTCATCAGGTGCGTGCAGCCAACAAACTCGTCCTGCCATGGGCCGGGCTCGGCGAGGTCGGCGTGGATGACGCGCAGGTTCGGGTGCAGACGGCGCAGAGTCTCGGTGTTCGTAGGGTGCTTGTCGATCGCGACAAGCTCGCCGAGATTCTTCTGCTCAAGCCGGGGGATCAGATTTTGGCCGACAAGACCGGCGGCCCCGGTGATAACAATTTTTCTCGAAGACATTGCTCTCCGCGCCACTGCTTTGTGATGATGGCGCTACCGATCGGGATTGATTCTCTTCAACAGGTATACATTGCCGGAGTGGAAGGGCACCTGCTCGTAGTCGGGCGAATTCTCCGTAACCTTCTCCCATACCCATAACGGATGGTGCACGACGATGTACGCTGGACGATCCTCGCTCAGCCAGCTTGTGACGTCTTTGTGGGCGATGTGATCGGAATTCTTGGGGTTGGTCAGTCCAAGAATGTCGATCACAGGACGATGCGTGTACCAGCCGAGGGTGCCGATCTCCGAAGCCTCGATTGTGGCGTTGCTGGGCGTGTTGCGATTAATCCACTCAGCGATATTGACGTAATCCGCGGTCGCTAGCGGGCGGCGCATCTCGCGGAAGTTGAGCGCAATACAGATGACGACGCAAAGCACAACCACCACATGGGCCACCCTGGTCTGCGGTAGTCCCCACATCGCATAGATACACAGCAGAAAGACGAATGGAGCGTAATACCAGTGGTAGGAAGGAATGTTGAAAAGAATGTAGAAGGCCATCAACGCAAGCGCGAACGGAGTCAGCAGTTGCTCCGGCCTCGATCCGCGCTGCTTTCCCCATCCGAGCACAGCGAGTACCAGCACAGGCGGAACCATCCACCACGTTTGCCGGAAAAGACCGCCGTGACCGAATGCCCAGCCTCCGATCTGGAGGAAGCTCCACGGCCATTGCCCCCACAGACCAGAACGCGCCTGCGCCAGTTTGGACGTCGCTGAATTGGGAAGCCAGGCGCCGTAGAAATGCCGGTTCAACAGGACGTATACAAACAGAAGCGCGATAGCGGGCAGGAACGCGATCATTCGCGGGAAGCGACGCTCGCGCCATAACTTCCATGCAACAATCGGCACAAGCAGCCCTGCTTCAAAGCGAGTGAGCACCGCGATTGCGACCAGCAGCGGGAGCCACTCGTACTTCCTCTTCTGATATACCGTTACCACCAGCATCAGGACAAGGAGGAGGGTGGACGTCTCCATTCCGATGACGCTATAGAAATAGGCGGTGACCGCAGCCAGGATTCCGGAGAATGGCGCCAGATTCTCCGCCAGTAGACACGCGCCGGCGAACGTGAGGGTGAAGAGAACATCCCCTGCCAGCAGCACACGGCCGTGCAACAGCCACGTCATCGCGATAAGCAGGTAGGTGAATAGCGGCGACGTGAGGGCGTTGACGGGCTCGCCGGGATTGAAGACCAGCCCGTGCCCCGCAAACAAATTGGCTACAAAACGAGCGTAGATGAGGGCGTCTTCCAGCACGCCATGCCTCGACGCCACCGCGAATACGCTGATTAGAACGAGTACGGCGGTGGCACGGAATGGAAATCCTTCCGTCACGCGCACCCACTGTTGGGGTGAGGATCTATGCATCTGGTTCAGGCAGAGTCAGGCTACCACACGCTTTATCGGAACTAACGGGCCTGTGCGGCGTCGGCAGTGTTGGGTCTTCTCCTTGTATCGGGGATTGCCGCGAAGGACTTCGATGAGCGCGTCAGGATGTGAGGATGATCTTGCCGACGCCGCCCTTTTCGGCGGCTGCGTGGGCCTGTGCGGCGTCGCTGAGCGGCATGACGCGATCGATGATCAGCTTGAGCTTGCCGTCTCGAATGGCTTCGGCGTAGTGCACGTATGTCGCTGGGTCCGGGTGCGCCATCATTGCCTTGATGTTGATGGTCGGGTGCAAGGCGTAATCTTTCGGCTGGCCAAGCACGCTGCCGTAGTTGCCGCCGGGCTTCACCTTACCGAGCAGCTTCGATGCGACCTCACCGCCGACAGCGTCGGCGACGGCGTCGACTGTGCCGAGTTTCGCGATCGCGGCATCGCTGGAGAGGTCGATCGCGTCGATGGCGCCGAGCGATTTGGCTTCGTCGATCTGGTTCTTGCGAACGCCAGCGATCACCTTTGCACCGATCTCCTGTGCGGCAAACAGGGCACAGCGGCCTACGCTGCCGACGGCTCCGGTGAGGAGAATGGTTTGACCGGGCTGGACGCCCGTGGCTTCGCGGATGAGCTCATCGCCCGTGCAGGAGACGAGCGGAACGGCGGCGGCCGTCGTCATCTCCACCCCGTCAGGAACCTTCGCGAGGTCTGCAGCTTTGACCACGCAGAGCTCGGCGTAGGTTCCCCACGCAAGAGCGAAGACGCGGTCGCCGACAGCGAATTGGTCGACGCCCTCGCCGAGCGCGCGCACCACGCCGGCGGCATCGCGGCCGAGAATGCCAGGGAAGGTGACGGGAAAGCGCTCCTTCGCGGCGCCCGAGCGCATCTTCAAATCGACGGGATTGATGCTCGCCGCACGAACCGCAACAAGGACCTCGCCCGGGCCGGGCTTCGGGTCAGGGAAGTCTTCGTACTTGAGGTTCGATGGCGGACCGTACTCTTGCAGAACCGCAGCTTTCATGAAGGCACCTCGGTGGTGAGATGCAGGCCGCGGGGCGCTGGATTAAGTGCTTTTCTAAATCTTGGTCAATAGATCAACCCAGCGATCGACGCAGACCTGGAGATCGAACTGCTCGGCGGCGCGCGTCCGGGAGCGCACTCCCATACGCTGGCGGAGAGCTGTATCAGTCTGCAGCCGGAGAATGTGTGCCGCGAGTTGTTCCGACGACGGCGGATCAAACAGAAAGCCGTTATCTCCGTCGACGACGAGTTCCGGCAGGCCGCCAATACGCGACGCGATCACAGGCAGGCCGGCGCTCATGGCTTCAGCAACGGTGAACCCGAAAGCCTCCTGCCACTGCGAGCATTGAATCAGGATGTCGGCGGCCTTGAAGGCTCCTCCGCCAACGAGGTCCTCCACCTGTCCGGTCCAGGTAACGTGATCTTTGATGCCGAGCTGTCGCGCGAGCCCTTCATACTCGGCGCGATGAGCTCCCTCGCCGCAGAAGACAAAGTGGAGCGACGGCTGGTCTTGTACTGCAACCTGGGCAGCGCGCAGCGCGACGTCAATCCCTTTCTCTGGCACCAGCCAACTGACCTGCATAACGAGCGTGCGATCGAGCGGAATTCCATAACGTCTGCGGAACTCCTCTCCGCTGCCGTGAACACGTTTTGTGTCGGTGCCGCTGTAGATCACCATTGTCTTTGCAGAAGGGATGATGCCTTCGCGCTCCGAGCACCGGCGCACAAAATCCGTGGCGCATACGGAACGGGAGAGCGGCTTCATCATCCACCTCACCTTGGCGGATGCTCGATATCCTTCGCTGCCCCTGGGCCGCGATGTCTGGTCGTAGTAGACCGAGCCACGCGCTCCGCACAGCCGCGCGAGAAGCGGCCACCATCGCACGACGCCCGCGAGCGAGTAGCAGACCAGTGTCGGGCGTTCCTTCCGGAACATGCCGAGTGACTTTTTGACATTGGCGGCGCCCATGTTCGACTGCGCGCGAAAGACCTCGATCTTCACGTTGCCGGGGCCAAGCAGGAACTCGCGCACGAGTGGTGGCGGCTCGTCCTGGAACCAGAGTGTGAGATCCCATCCTTTGTCGTTGAGCTTGCGCGCGAGCCGCTCGGAGAAAGCTTCGACGCCTCCAATTTTGTTTGGTGACACGGCAAACGCAAACACAACGCGAGGACGTCCCATGAGCTCTCCGGAGCGACGAAGTATTGCAAGCATATCGCAGCGGCGAGAAGGCGCTCCGATCCAGCTGCTTTGAGCTACACGGCGACGAGAGACTGCCTCCATTCCTCCGTCTCTGCGAGCCGTTTGAGCCGATGAAAGCGGCGGCGCATGAGGCCGCGAATGCGCGGCGCTACGATGGTGCGGCCGGTGAGCGCGCCGCCCCAGCGCAGCTTCATGGAGAAGCGAACTTCATCGTCCAGACGTGTACCTTCTGCAGTTTCGGTGAACCGATGGTCGTGCTCAAAGCTGCGAAAGCGGCCGGCGATCATGCGGTCTTGAAAGAAGTGCGGCGGGTCCCAGGTGTCGGGGACGATGAGCGAGACGTGATAGTTTGGGAAGCCGAATTGCATGCCCTGCCAGCGGATGATGTCGCCGGCGGTGACCAGGCCAGAGGTGCGGCCGCCCGCAGTGGGATGCATGCCGAGCTCGCGCTCCACGATCGCGATGCTCGTGGAGAGCGCGAAGATGCGGTCGATGGGCGCTTGGATGAGGATGCTGTCGCGGATGGTGAACATGCGCTCTGAGGCTTGAGATGCGGCGCGCACCGCCCGTGCTGTTTTGTTACACGGTTGATGCGGTCTCCATTGTTGCCGATAACGTGCCTGTGGAATGACCGTCGAGCATGAGAGAGCAGAGGAAGCACGAGCGTTTCGCCTGCGAAGGCATGGCCGAAATCCATCTTTACGAGATCGGAAAATCCTACCCTGCGCGGATAGAAAACCTGAGCCTGAGAGGATGCAAGCTCGTGCTGCGACGTCGGCCGGAGTTCAATCTGCAGACTCTTTTTGAGCTGACCTTTACGGTCCACGAGCTGTCGTTTCGTGTGCGCGGCAGGGTGGTGGAGATGCGTCGGGCACGATGTATCGGGGTGGAGTTCGTGGACCTGCGTCCAAGGTTGAAGCGGTATCTCGAGGACCTTATCGAAGAGTTGGCTGCAGGCGGATGGAGGCCTATGCGCATTGACGATCAGGCTGAGGAACGACCCGGCGGAAGAGCGCGGCTGGTAGTCATTCGCAGTTCATCTCCGAACGCTGGTGTCCAGCATGAAGCTTTGGACCGAGGACGTCTCTGACCAAGACTGTAGTGTGGCGTGAATTTGCGCAGGAAGACGCCCTTCAGGCGAGGTCGATGGCCGGACGATGTTCGGCGATGAAAGGTGCGGTTCGAGCTCCAGCGCGGGAAGATAGTCGCGCCACTCGTCCGTTTCAGCGAGGCGTTTGAGGAGGCTGAAGCGGCGGCGCATGAGTCCGAGGATATGTGGGACGACGACCGCGCGTCCGACAAGATCGCCGGCGCGACCGAACGGCATCGTAAAGCGAATGCGGTCGTCGAGGAAGGTTCCCTTTGCGGTTTCAACGAAGCTATGGTCGTGCTCGAAGCTGCGGAACCGGCCCGTGATCATGCGGGCCTGAAAGAAGCGGGGAGGGTCCCATGTGTCGGGCGGGACGAGCGACACGTGGTAGTTGGCGAAGCCGAAGCGCATACCCTCCCACCGAACGGTATCGCCGGCGGTGACGAGACCAGCGGTACGTCCTTCGACGGGATGCATCCCGAGCACTCGCTCCACGACACGAAGGTGTGTGGAGAGGGCGAAGCAGAGATCAATGGGTGCCTGGATGAGAA
Protein-coding sequences here:
- a CDS encoding glycosyltransferase family 2 protein, which produces MLLSFVVPAYNEEAYLGACLDSILEQTRGLEHLTEIIVVNNASTDGTRAIALRYAMQDARVRLVDEQRKGLPFARQAGFLASTGSLLANVDSDSRLTPGWVENVLRTFRDHEGNHPQLVALSGPLVYYDLTSSQRRLVSVFYLIAWLTYGINKYILRVGSMVQGGNFVLSRAALEAIGGYDVSITFYGEDTDIARRLHAVGKVLFTFDLKMLSSARRLKHEGMLTIAFRYAVNYFWTTFFKRPFTREHIDIRELSTSEQ
- a CDS encoding NAD(P)-dependent oxidoreductase; protein product: MSSRKIVITGAAGLVGQNLIPRLEQKNLGELVAIDKHPTNTETLRRLHPNLRVIHADLAEPGPWQDEFVGCTHLMNGHAQIGGIYPAEYVRNNITATERVLEVALRNKVSYVVNISSSVVNSMAIDDYTETKKAQEKLVLDSGIKQVVLRPTLMFGWFDRKHVGWLARFMQRTPVFPIPGTGRFLRQPLFVGDFCDIIDSSLEHEITGAYNITGLERIDYIDLIRAVKQATGSKTRIIKIPYRVFWLLLKTNALWDKDPAFTAKQLEALVTPDVFEVIDWPGIFGVRATPLQDALNTTFRDPKYSKVVLDF
- a CDS encoding NADP-dependent oxidoreductase, which codes for MKAAVLQEYGPPSNLKYEDFPDPKPGPGEVLVAVRAASINPVDLKMRSGAAKERFPVTFPGILGRDAAGVVRALGEGVDQFAVGDRVFALAWGTYAELCVVKAADLAKVPDGVEMTTAAAVPLVSCTGDELIREATGVQPGQTILLTGAVGSVGRCALFAAQEIGAKVIAGVRKNQIDEAKSLGAIDAIDLSSDAAIAKLGTVDAVADAVGGEVASKLLGKVKPGGNYGSVLGQPKDYALHPTINIKAMMAHPDPATYVHYAEAIRDGKLKLIIDRVMPLSDAAQAHAAAEKGGVGKIILTS
- a CDS encoding glycosyltransferase family 4 protein, which produces MGRPRVVFAFAVSPNKIGGVEAFSERLARKLNDKGWDLTLWFQDEPPPLVREFLLGPGNVKIEVFRAQSNMGAANVKKSLGMFRKERPTLVCYSLAGVVRWWPLLARLCGARGSVYYDQTSRPRGSEGYRASAKVRWMMKPLSRSVCATDFVRRCSEREGIIPSAKTMVIYSGTDTKRVHGSGEEFRRRYGIPLDRTLVMQVSWLVPEKGIDVALRAAQVAVQDQPSLHFVFCGEGAHRAEYEGLARQLGIKDHVTWTGQVEDLVGGGAFKAADILIQCSQWQEAFGFTVAEAMSAGLPVIASRIGGLPELVVDGDNGFLFDPPSSEQLAAHILRLQTDTALRQRMGVRSRTRAAEQFDLQVCVDRWVDLLTKI
- a CDS encoding SRPBCC family protein yields the protein MFTIRDSILIQAPIDRIFALSTSIAIVERELGMHPTAGGRTSGLVTAGDIIRWQGMQFGFPNYHVSLIVPDTWDPPHFFQDRMIAGRFRSFEHDHRFTETAEGTRLDDEVRFSMKLRWGGALTGRTIVAPRIRGLMRRRFHRLKRLAETEEWRQSLVAV